The following is a genomic window from Miscanthus floridulus cultivar M001 chromosome 14, ASM1932011v1, whole genome shotgun sequence.
TCCGAGTTTTTCGACACGTAGACGATCGACGCGCGCGCGCTTGCGTGTGGTCACATGCATGATGCATCCAGCTTGCTTCCCCGGGGCGGCCTCTTCCTCTTGTATGGCGTCCGGACTTATAAAGTCCTAGGATCAGTACGTAGTACTACCTCCATACAACACATGTGGCGTTATTATAACTTATGATGCTATGCAATAATAAAATATAAGTTTTAGATCTTGTTTGGCCGGGTTTTCTTTGGTTCTGGCTCCGTGCTGCCAGAGGAAACAGGAAACATGGATTTTTTTTCTCATAGTTCATTTTGTGACGAGAGAGGAAAAATGGTTCATACGAATGGTGCTACTATATAGTTACTGGTGCTGGAAAGAGCTGGAGCCATAAGAAGTTATACCAAAATAGACTCTTATTTACTGTAACCTTCCAAATAATATACATAGTTGACACAAGCACACTTGCGAAATAttgttcgcttaaacttatcgACCAGACTTTTCAGACataaaatagtgtttttctcgcATTGAATCATCTCGAATAGGCAGGATCGGAGGAACGAACGACAGTGAGCGTCGTCACGTACGATGCGACGCAAGTTGTTGTTGTACTGTACACATGTGTTGGTGGCTCCGATGATAAGTCGTCGGATGACATTGCAAACCAAAAAAAATCGTCGGATAGATGTGGCTCAGGTAATACTATGTACAACTCTATCCATTGACGTGAATAAATCGGTTTCTAAAGCTATCTTaaaacaatttttttatattcaaataaatttatagagaaaaacaacaatatatcgCTGACACCAAATGAACGTTAACATATTATATATGCAAATATATTTTATATATGATGaatttaatgatactaatttgctATTATAAGTCTTAGCAACAACTTTAGTAATTagtttatttagagatatagggTGAGTATATAATAATATATGTAACGTAGGGAACGAATGAATATATAATGCGACGGTCTCATTCTTTGGAGCGATAGACTTGCGCACTTATTCATCCGCTTGCCGTTGCCGGTCGTAATGAGGGCTCTATTATTTCGTTTGTTTTCTCCCTTCTCTTATGCTACGACAGGGAGAGGTGTGTTGTCATTGGCTGCATTCCCAAGAAGTCAACTACTACTTTTATTGAAAGTCCACCACttgtatatataaatatacaAGTACTCTCTagtaaatcaatttctagaatcaCGTTAATTTAATCAACTTTTGTATAATAAGGTAACAATATTTATGTCATCAAATAAGTATAttacgaaaatatatttcatgatgtaTCTAGTGATAGTAATTCGATGTCATAAATATAGgtgttttttctataaatttaattaggcttcaaatagtttaacttagaaTAACTCTAGTCTGGAAGTTTGTACAATGTACGGATATATATTTGTGTGTCGTACCTTTTACATGTGCATTTATTGTTACAACTCTTTTGGTGCAATTTACACATTGTCCATTCAAGGGTTCACAGCATTGTCATCGGACGAACACTACTATAACACATTTTCACGTACGGTAAGAAAAAACACAGAGGCGGCCTGGCATCTCCGTCTTGAGACCATGGCCCCTTTCAATCGCAATTTTTCAGAAATGGGACAAGCACTCAGCCTATATAAATtgggaaagaaaaacaaaaacaagccATCGCGTCGCCACTTGCATTGGATCCAGCGTGTATGCACTGCTCCCGGAGTCTCCACACCTCCACGAGTTTGAGATGTCCTCCATCTCTATCCCCTCTTACATCGGCCACTCTATCTCCGTCATGTCCTTCCGCAAGCTTTGCACTCCCCATCGATGTCTATAGGAACTGCTGTAACATTATTGCCCAAATCAGAACAAATGGATATATGAACCAATGAATCAGCTGGTTGGAGAATTGGTTTGTGTCGACTTGGTTAACGAACTCGCTGCGAGGGATGTTGTCGATCCACCCTCACCGTTGTGGATGTCATTTGCATCGTGGGGATTGTCCTCACTAGTGTGGAGGCCATACAACCAGCCGCTATTGAAGACACCCCAGCTAGATCAATTCCGCCTAGCCTAGATCAAGGGCGTGCACACCTCGGATCCTAGCGGCTCGCCTTGGATCATGCCCGGACACACCTTGAATCGAACGTAAAAGGGGCCAAGGTGGACAAACTCAAACCATACAATGAAGTGGATGGGGTCGGTGACCTCGAATTTGACACAGAAGGATCCTAGGTCTGGCGATGGCGACGATAAGGGGGAGAAGAAGGGATCATAACTACTAGGGGGAAGGGTTTGGCATGGGCTGGCTGGGAAACAGGAGCGGACGAAAGGATAGGGCGACAAGAGAGAAAGTGGGAGAGAGAGTAGGGCAACACAAGTGGGATATTGAGCGACTTAGGCTCTTGTTAAGGCACGGTTAAATGGGATTTGGGCCTCGAATTTCTGAGGTGGGCCATGCAACTATCCACCTGTGAAAATCAACCCTCCTACCAAATGTCTCTAAAAGTTAATTTTTGGAGATAGGTATGATCCTTTGAACCCTGATGATTTCTAGAGACAGTGAAGACTGAGAACTACCTCTAAAAATAAAATGTACTAACTCCTAAAATCTTTTTGCGGCTAGTTGATCACTTCGGGCCCATTTGGCTGGGCTCTCGCGGGCTCCGGCTTCTGCACTGTAGCGTCCTATCGGCCGCCCACGAGCCGATAGGTGCCAacgggagccggagccgcgggAGCCAGAAAAACGAGCGTCTCTGGCTCCGgtggtgtcagtgagagagaaaaGGAGGAAAGAGAAAAACAGCTCTGGTGAACAGTGTAGCGTCCTGTCGGCCGCTCACGAGTCGATAGGTGAACAGGAGCCGGAGCCaccggagcccggccaaacggggccttcATCGTCTCGGTCTCGGCTTGGCTTCCGATCCGGACACGGTGACATGGCGTGGGGCCGGGGCGCCCTCATCCTCTCGCCCTATAAAACCGCGCTCCGACCCAGCACCAGCAGTAGTCCAGCACACACCCGACTCTCTATCCgtttattgccaagttaattggTTTCAATTTCAAACCAACGCGGCGGATCGCTAACACTCCTAGCTAGCTAGCCACGCGCCCACGCACGCAGCAGCGAGCACTAGACGActccgtcggcggcggcgggagaGCGAGCGATCAGCGATGGCAGCGAACGCAACCAAGTGCGCGGGGCCGATGAAGGCGACGTCGCAGGGGGCGTTCCAGGGGGAGAACCCGCTGGACTACGCGCTGCCGCTGGCCATCGTCCAGATCtgtctcgtcgtcgtcgtcacccgCGGCCTCGCCTACCTGCTCCGCCCGCTCCGTCAGCCCCGCGTCATCGCCGAGATCATCGTGAGTACTCGATCCCTCGCTCGCTCCGGCATCCTTACATCCAATTCCCCGGCCACCGCCGCGCGGCCCGGCGGGCCAGATTGATTGATTATGTGCTTGCTTACCTTGCTCGCTCGTTAGGATCTTATAATTATTATTAGACGGATTATTACGGTAGCTATTAGCATGCATGGCTGTAGTAAGTGCGTGCGCCGGCCACGCTAGGGTTCGACGGGCCGGCCGGGATTTGAATTGTGGATACGCGTccgcgggcggcggcgcggcgcggctctCCGTTGCGATTGAGTTCTCATCCTACTCTCCCAGCCCCGCACATCCATCCACCCTCGCTTCCAGGTTTGATTTGtcggtcgtcgtcgtcctcacggCGGCCGGACTGTTAGCAATCAGCTAGGAGTGGGGGAAATTGGGGAGGAAATTGGAAGAACTTGGAGAAGGGGGAAAGAACGAGCAGCGAGCGATAGCGAGGCGAGGACGAATCTTAATTCAGGTTCAGGTTTTGGGATACAATGTTTGAtcccctctctctttccctctcctAGTACATATAGTCTACTTGAGCCATTCTGGGCTGCTGAGCAGCGTGTTAGGCCGGACGGAGCGCTTTGGCCTAGATGCAGCGGACGTCTCGGCCTGCTCTGGCTCCTTGCTTGGTTCATCAGGTTCAGGCTCCTCGGGGGCACTGACATTCCCCCGGTCTTGAGAGACGGCTTGCCCCCAAGCCGGCGCTCGAGGGAACTGCTGCCGGAGTTGCTCAACTGACTCCCAGGTAGCCAACGCCGGCGGGGTAGTCCCTGGCTGGCCGTCCGGATCCCAAGTCAGCAGCAAGTCTCCAAGCCTTGGGGAGGGAGACCCTGCCTGCCTCGGATaacccctgctgctgctgctgctgctgctgcgcggaTTCTCCTCAGAGATCGATGATAGCTCGATCGGGAGATTCGATTCCTAGCATCTATCGCCCCCGTCCCCGTGAATAATAAACAAACTCCCAGATCCCAGTTATAATAAGATCATTATTATCCCTAATCCCTTAGCTTCGGGACTACCCCGCCTTGCTTGAATTCCTTGCACCATGTCTAGGCTGCTCTTGCATGCCTTCATGATACTCAGCCACGTACGTCTGCGTGCATGGCAATGCTTCAGTCTAAGGATGGTggatatgcatgagcatgacgtGTGATGTGTTAACTCCACGGTAGCTCAAAGACGTTTCTTCTTTCTACCCCTCTTTTTATATCTTTTACAACAAGTAACTAATCTGCTTACGTATGGAGGGACGACGTTTGAGGACATCTGCACATAGTACCAACAACGAACCCACATGTATAAAGCGCTAGCGACGACCTCTTCCTCTTCCGTTTCCGTTGTACTCCTACCCAATCAACGTGGCCTTTTATTTTGACTATCCGGCATGTAGTTCACCACACGTCCAGACTCATATGTAGGCTACGGCATGCATGTGTCGTTGAACTGATCAATAAGTGAACGGGGCTGGTTTCTAGGCATGGTTCATGGTCTATCTATCTCAGCGACCTTTGCTTCCGCTGCGTGCGTGTCTTGCATTTGGTTTTAGTCATCAAAGTCAACACTAGTTTAAGGAGGGTATCTGCACAGCAAGTCACCACACAACAGCAAGTGTGTATAGAAAACTAGGCTGCGGCCGGGCTGTTTTTATGTGCATTATTGCAAGGGAAATGTAGACTTGCTGCATGCATCCATGTCCACCTCTCTGTGGCCATGCATGACAGCTACGTAGGTTGGTGCAGATAACAGTTGCAACAAGCACTAATTAAACAAATTTTCAATTGTAGCGAGGGAAGCAGCAACGGCTATTAGCACACGTATATAGTATAATTCCATTCATGCTTGCTTGCTTCTCAAATAGCAGCCAGTACTTCTTTTATTCTTGCATACTTCTTTCTATCATTATCAACTGCCATCATGCATCCATCATCAGTCGTGCCTTAGGAAATCACATACTTTACCATCAGCAACTCTTCTAGTTTGTGCCATCAGCGACTCTTTAGTTTCTGATGCAAACCGGCTTCTTTCTATCATTATCAACTGGCATCATGCATTCATCAAGTGATGCCTTAGGAAATCACATACTTTACCATCCGCAACTCTTCTAGTTTCTGATGCAAACCGGCTCTTCAGGTTCTTTAGCGTCACTACGAAGAATTAAGGGCCATACTTATTATATGACTAAATCCTTCACTGGAGTCTCTTCATCCTAAAAAGAATACAGTTCTAGGTCTCGAACAAGTCAattattttaaatttaactaagttCATAGAAAATAATATTCAACATTTATTTATATGGCTCCTGCTACTAGGTTTACTACGAAAATATATTCCATGGTTAATCTAGTAATGCTTATTTGGTATTATataataaatattagtaatttttgtatagaattagtTAAACTTGAAATTATTTGATTCTTTGATAAGTGATAATTGAATTCATTTTGGGGCAGAGGGAGTACTTGCAAATTTTACAGCTAAAATAGTTTCTTATATATTCCTATGCACATGTTCTGGACTCGTGATTATTTTTAAACACGGTACATTGCAGCAACAAAATAATCGTTTCCGTTCTAGCTATACCACAAACAGTGTGTTTTTCACGAATTgatctgcatgcatgcatatgtttatcatgaTTCATGAATGAACGATGTTCTGATGACTTGTCTGGATATGATGATGCAGGGAGGAATTCTTCTAGGCCCATCGGCGCTGGGTCGGAGCCACAAGTTCTTGAACGCCGTGTTCCCAGCTAAGAGCATGACGGTGCTGGACACGCTGGCCAACATCGGCCTGCTTTTCTTCCTGTTCCTCGTCGGCCTCGAGCTCGACATCGCCGCCATCCGCCGTACCGGCAAGAAGGCCCTCGCCATTGCGCTTGCGGGCATCAGCGCCCCGTTCGCGCTCGGCATCGGCACGTCGTTCGCGTTCCGTGCCACCATCGTCAAAGGCACGCCGCAGGGGCCGTTCCTCGTCTTCATGGGCGTGGCGCTCTCCATCACCGCCTTCCCGGTCCTGGCCCGCATCCTCGCCGAGCTGAAGCTTCTGACCACGGATCTCGGTCGGATGGCCATGTCCGCCGCGGCGGTCAACGACGTCGCCGCCTGGATCCTgttggcgcttgccatcgccctCTCCGGCTCCGGATCACCGATCGTCTCGCTGTGGGTGCTGCTCACCGCCATCGGTTTCGTCATTGCCATCTCCCTGTTCCTTCGCCCGGTGCTTGCCTGGATGGCGCGCCGCTCCCCCGAGGGCGAGCCCGTCAAGGAGGTCTACATCTGTGCCACCCTTGCCATCGTCCTTGGCGCTGGTTTTGTCACCGACACCATTGGCATCCATGCCCTGTTTGGTGCCTTCATGGTGGGGATCGTCGTCCCAAAGGACGGGCCTTTCGCCGGCGTCCTCATCGAGAAGGTGGAGGATCTCATCTCAgggctcttcctcccgctctacttcGTCTCCAGCGGGCTCAAGACCGACGTGGCGACCATCAAGGGGGCCAAGTCCTGGGCCCTACTCGTGCTTGTCATCGCCAACGCGTGCCTCGGCAAGATCGGCGGCACGGTGATCACGTCCCTGCTCGTCAAGATCCCCGTCCGTGAAGCCGTCACCCTCGGGTTCCTCATGAACACCAAGGGGCTCGTGGAGCTCATAGTCCTCAACATCGGCCGGGACCGCAAGGTGCTGAACGACGAGGCGTTCGCCATCATGGTGCTGATGGCGCTGTTCACCACCTTCATCACGACGCCCATCGTGATGGCCATCTACAAGCCGGCGAGGCGGACGGTGCCGTACAAGCGCCGCACGGTGGAGTGCGCCCCCGGCGACGCGGACAGCGAGCTCCGCGTGCTGGCCTGCTTCCACACCAACCGGCACATCCCCACGCTGCTCAACCTGGTGGAGGCCACCCGGGGCACCGCGCGCCGCCGCCTCACCATGTACGCCATGCACCTGGTGGAGCTCTCGGAGCGGTCGTCGGCCATCAGCCTGGTGCAGCGCGCGCGCCGCGACGGGATGCCATTCTTCAACGGCAAGGAGCAGCGGACGGAGCAGGTGGTGGTGGCGTTCGAGGCGTTCCAGAAGCTGAGCTCCGTGCGGGTGCGCGCCATGACGGCCATCTCGGACCTGGACACCATCCACCGGGACGTGATCGACAGCGCCGCCGACAAGCGCGCGGCCATCATCGTGATGCCGTACCACAAGGCGCTCCACCACGACGGCACCTTCATGTCGCTGGGCTCGGCGTACCACGCCATCAACAAGCGCCTGCTCCGCGAGGCGCCCTGCTCGGTCGCCATCCTCGTGGACCGCGGCCTCGGCGGGCACGCCCAGGTGTCGGCCAAGAACGTGTCCTTCTCGGTCGCCGCGCTCTTCTTCGGCGGGCCCGACGACCGCGAGGCGCTGGCCTACGCGACGCGCATGGCCGAGCACCCGGGCGTCGCCGTCACGCTGGCGAGGTTCCAGCCGAGCCGGCCGCAGTTGCTGGACGAGGCCGAGAGCGCGGCCGAcgaggcggcggtggaggcgttcAAGGCCAAGGTGGGCGCGGTGAAGGACGGGTCGGTGCGGTTCGAGGAGCCCGAGGCGTACACGAGGGAGCAGGTGGTGGAGACGATCGAGTCGCTGTCGGGATTCAACGTGTTCGTGGTGGGGCGGATGCCGCCGGCGGCGCCGCTGGTGGAGAAGCCCGACGAGCTGGGCCCCGTGGGGAGCTACCTGGTGTCCCCGGACTTCAGGACGTCGGCGTCCGTGCTGGTGATCAAGAGGTACGACCCGGCGACCAACCCCAAGAGCAAGAGGTTCGACCCCAAGGCGAGGCCGCCGGTGGCCACGGAGGAGGATACGCTGGACGAGGAGATGGGGATGGGCAGCTCCACCGTCGTGCCCGTGATGCAGCCGCCGATGAGCCACACCGCGTGAGTCGGACAGACGACGAGCTGCATGTGCGCTCGCTCGCTCGCGCTGAGGTGTGACGCGTGTCGTTGTATGTGTAGTCGCGTATTTGTTTTCCTGCTGGTGCTCCACCTCCATCTGATGACGAGCGTTCTTGCTGGCCTCGCCTGCATTACCTATGGCCGACGACGTACGTGCGGTCTTATAGGAGAGATGAAGTATTGAATGAAGTGTGtgtatattaaaccacttagtaaggagttactataatctcgtaaattaacatagtaattatcataactcaaagtggctacagaataagttattctgtagccagctacaggatagtagttatatatatatatatatatatatatatgctatacGTGCTTACTGTGACATATATATGCTGTTGTACACGACTAGCGCACATGCATGCTTCGGGCTAGCTCTAAGCTACCCCCGTACTGTTTGTATTCATCAGTCAATGTATACAAGCTAGGCTCTATTTCCCCATTCGTTACTGTATGTCACATTGATGAGCTATAGCTTGTGAAGATGCTCGACGTACGAGAAGTGAGCAACCTGTTTATATTCTTATCAAAATCCCTTGTGAAATTACTAGACTGTAAACAGTGTGTGTTTTCATGAGTTCGGAGGCTGGGTATTCGATTTTTCAAGAAATTAAACAGCAGCATACAAATCCTACGAGAAATTAAAGATGATTAGCAGATTTGGTGTGTTTGGGATTGGGATCATGCTGCTGCTCCAacaggttggcactcggcaaagcccaatttgcactcggcaaagagtgctgcactcggcaaaggacactcggcaaaaaatggaTCGGCAAAGgtgtctttaccgagtgtttttttgtcgggcactcggcaaaattcgaACCGAAAAAAAAAACCGAAAAAATGGGGAAAAATGGAAATTTTTAtaatcggtggaggcccccaccggccagcgcccacccatctctggcatttttcgcgtaaatttcgcagcaacgcggccgacgggattcgaacttATCCCTGCACAAGATcatcctctaccactacaccacgctGTCAAttatgtctggattccgttttagttccaaacatattatactaaaccgagtgtaaattgcttgtttaaggccctaaacgaattcaaataaaaaagttgtaaactacaaagtttcataacttttcgagatctacacttttagtttaagaagtttttccatccgagatcgtttacaaaatttgaatttcaaaattttgaaattcaaacgcagttttgcgtgacaagatgatttcaaatcaaaaagttgccaactacaatgtttcataacttttcgagatctacagagtttattttggttgtttttccatccgaggttgtttgaaaagttcaaattttaaaattttgaaattcaaacacagttttgcatgacaagatgatttcaaatcaaaaagttgccaactataatgtttcataacttttcgagatctacagagtttattttggttgtttttccatccgaggtcgtttgaaaagttcaaattttaaatttttgaaattcaaacacagttttgcatgacaagatgatttcaaatcaaaaagttgtcaattacaaagtttcataacttttcgagatatacaaagtttatttttgttgtttagtcatctgttcatccgacatcgttctaacattgttcacaaatcttatatatctctcttgtagtttcataaactacaagagagatatgttagatttataaacaaatttactttcactttgtcatatgaagaaaagaccaaaacaaacattgcacATCTTGATgaattatacaactttgtagttgaaacctttttcatttgaattaatttactgcttcaaaatgtgctttgaaattttctttgccgagtgtaaaaaaaacactcggcaaagagcttctttgccgagtgtaaaaaaaaaacactcggcaaagaagctctttgccgagtgtcaaaaaaaacactcggcaaagaacttctttgccgagtgtcaaaaaaaatactcagcaaaggcgtctttgccgagtgtccgaaaaacaacactcggcaaaccacttggcactcggcacagagccggtctccggtagtgacaTGTGTTCGTTGGGGTGGGGGTGGCAGCAACTTTCGGATGTCAGAAGAAAATGGTTAGTAGTCGGTTCGGTGAGTTAGAAGATGCAGATCGGTTGCTTTTAGAGGTCAAGTTGTTATGGCCTCTTGTTGTACTCCGAGAATGTGAGTAGTCCGCTCAGTTCTTTTCGCCCAGCTTGACAGTCTGTCAAGCCTGGAAAGCTGTTTGCGCTGCTTGCACATGTAATTCTCTCCTCTCCTTACTAATATATGCCGGCTATGTTccggatctttcaaaaaaaaagtgaGTCAAATTCAATAAGTTGGGGAGGGTGGCGGGTggggtggtggtggggggggggacAATTAGGCTCAGCGACGGAGCCAACGGTGGGGctggggggctctagcccccctactgatcctgagcacgtggagccccccctaagccctctcttaaaattttatgcatatatgtattagatAGGatgggctaaggttaagagaagataaaaaagcctctattcttttgttcaaaCTCTCCTAAATTTTTTTGTGGCTTCGTCACTACTTAGGCTAAAACACTCTAAACTCGAATCTGAGTGACTATTGAATATTGAGGTTATGAGGTACGGTATAAGTTTTCCCAAACCAAGATCTTAACATATCAAATGGAGTGCAGTTTCGTTTCACCTAATAATGCCTAATTATGTGGAAAAGCCGCACGACCAGTTACGCTTGTACAGTACTCGGTAACCAGTGTCCTTTTATTGACAACCCTCTTTTTAGAGGCAGGAAGATGTCTCTAAGGCCTTCCCCAACATCATGCTTTTACTTGTAGCCCTGAGTGCCATGTAGGATCGGATAAAAAAAGTAGGCGCCCTATACTTTTCATAGTGGTTTGTAAAAGCTACATATGCTTGGGGAGAGAGAAGGTGGTTCATGCTAAAAAGAAAGGGAGAGAAAATAAAGGTGGGAGGCATGATGAAAGgaaaattttttttttgcaaaccacAAGTAGTGATAGTTTGCATTATGTGAATAGTAGTCTTAACATTTCCTAGTCTATGAGAATCACTTTATTTGTACTAGAACCACTAAGAGTGTTAGCCTCCATTGGAGAGAGTAAGAGCACGACCAATGTGGTCCTATGTTTTTTGGTGGATTGAATTAAAAGTGATGCCATCTAGACCAATGAGCAAGTGAGGCAGCATTGTTTTACAAGGCAAGCTAATGTAGGCTAGGTTTTAAGAACTACTTTTACCTTATTTTTACATTGTTTTTGGGACCACTCTCATTCCTTGTGCTAAACTAATTAAAGTCACACTACATTTTTTCTCGACCACAACACACACCTAAAAAATTGCTTGGCCCTTTTGTCAGACAAAACCTCTCCACCTTCTGCAAGCGTCTCTAACATACTACAAGGTGGTGTTTGGATACAGGGATATAGGGAGTGAGATAGGGAAAGGAAAATGGATGAACGGCTAAGATTAAATGAAGCGTAAAGAATGAATAGCTAGGATACAATATTACCTTTTGGAGGGTGGTATATCCCTATCCGTATCCATATCCCAATCTCCATCCAAACGCCACCCAAGGTCACAATTTGATGTTACATGGATCGGCaaaggtgtctttgccgagtgttttttgtcgggcactcggcaaagcctttgccgagtgcccgacactcggcaaagttggaaccgaaaaataCCCAAAAAAATGGGAAATAAAtttaatcggtggaggcccccaccggccagcgcccacccatctctGGCATTTTTCGCATGAATTTCGCGGCAACGCGGCCGACGTGATTCGAACCCGTGACCTCCCCCTGCACacgaacctcctctaccactacaccacgttgtcacttgtgtctggatttcgttttagttcccaacatattatactaaaccgagtgtaaattgcttgtttgaggccttaacgaattcaaataaaaaagttgtaaactacaaagtttcataacttttcgagatctacacttttagtttaggaagtttttccatccgaggtcgtttacaaaatttgaatttcaaaattttgaaattcaaacgcagttttgcatgacaagatgatttcaaatcaaaaagttgccaactacaatgtttcataacttttcgagatctacagagtttattttggttgtttttccatccgaggtcgtttgaaaagttcgaattttaaatttttgaaattcaaacatagttttgcatgataagatgatttcaaatcaaaaagttgccaattacaaagtttcataactttttgagatatacaaagtttattttggatgtttagtcatctgttcatccgacatggtcgttctaacattgttcacaaatcttatatatctctcttgtagtttcataaactacaagagagataggttagatttgtgaacaaatttactttcactttgtcatatgaagaaaagaccaaaacaaacattgtacatcttgatgagttatacaactttgtagttgaaacctttttcatttgaattaat
Proteins encoded in this region:
- the LOC136505069 gene encoding cation/H(+) antiporter 19-like, with protein sequence MAANATKCAGPMKATSQGAFQGENPLDYALPLAIVQICLVVVVTRGLAYLLRPLRQPRVIAEIIGGILLGPSALGRSHKFLNAVFPAKSMTVLDTLANIGLLFFLFLVGLELDIAAIRRTGKKALAIALAGISAPFALGIGTSFAFRATIVKGTPQGPFLVFMGVALSITAFPVLARILAELKLLTTDLGRMAMSAAAVNDVAAWILLALAIALSGSGSPIVSLWVLLTAIGFVIAISLFLRPVLAWMARRSPEGEPVKEVYICATLAIVLGAGFVTDTIGIHALFGAFMVGIVVPKDGPFAGVLIEKVEDLISGLFLPLYFVSSGLKTDVATIKGAKSWALLVLVIANACLGKIGGTVITSLLVKIPVREAVTLGFLMNTKGLVELIVLNIGRDRKVLNDEAFAIMVLMALFTTFITTPIVMAIYKPARRTVPYKRRTVECAPGDADSELRVLACFHTNRHIPTLLNLVEATRGTARRRLTMYAMHLVELSERSSAISLVQRARRDGMPFFNGKEQRTEQVVVAFEAFQKLSSVRVRAMTAISDLDTIHRDVIDSAADKRAAIIVMPYHKALHHDGTFMSLGSAYHAINKRLLREAPCSVAILVDRGLGGHAQVSAKNVSFSVAALFFGGPDDREALAYATRMAEHPGVAVTLARFQPSRPQLLDEAESAADEAAVEAFKAKVGAVKDGSVRFEEPEAYTREQVVETIESLSGFNVFVVGRMPPAAPLVEKPDELGPVGSYLVSPDFRTSASVLVIKRYDPATNPKSKRFDPKARPPVATEEDTLDEEMGMGSSTVVPVMQPPMSHTA